The genomic region aagtctgctgcagtttccacggtatgcatccgatgaagtgagctgtagctcacggaaagctcatgctcaaataaattggttagtctctaaggtgccacaagtcctccttttctttttgtctttagaGACAAGGGGAATTTTTTTCAAGACCACATAAACGGGGTAgactcctaagtcccattttgaaTTGTACCCAATAGAAACAAAAGAAGGCATTATTATCCCTCATTTTCCAGCTGAGGCAGAGAAAGAATTAAGTGACTTCCCCTGAATCATACACAGAGGCTGTGAcacagccaggaattgaatccacaTCTGATTCCCTGCCTCCtgctttaatcacaagaccatcccacCTGTGACAGTGACAATTGAAAAAAGGCCTTTTCTTGATTTAAGAGACTTTAACAACAGGTTGGTCTCTAGCTGCTCAAATGCATTAAACCATAAACTGACGTGAATGACATCGTAACTGGCACTAAACATGCTTCTGCTTTTTACATACAGAGGAGTAGCATGATATATGCCTTGACTCATAAACCAGAGAGCCTCAAAGGTTATGTACTGGGAGCAAGAACATCCCTACGTTTCCCACCAGACTGCAAGGTAAGGAAAGCACACTCTACTGTGCGTAAAGGCTGCTGCGTGTTCCTGTgggtggttaaaaaaataaatgcactgtAATTCCATCACAAGTGCTTGTGATATGTATGCCCAATTTCCATTCACTTTGCTGGCTACTGCAGATATTTGATGACAGAATTAAGCaggtagggccagattttccaaagcatccctccatccatttaagcacctaaataagtggcccaAATTTCAGAATCACTGAACATGCCTGGTGCacattgggtgctgagctctttggcaATTCTGATCCCTGGTTCACACAAACCTAAAAGGAGTCTTACTCTgaatttttttgggggaaaaatactttttcatttACTAGTCACAGCTCTATAAAAATAAGATAGTTCTACAAGGATTGCTAGTTTAGAAATTTATtcactctgggtgaaattcacccttgtgctgAAGGCTAGCTCAATGCACCACTTAAATTCCACCCAAGAAACAGAAATTAAGCAATGGATGGATCTTATGCTGATCCTCTTCCCAGTGCTGAATTTCTCCCTCagttgcatatatatatatatatatatatatttcattagAGATTACTCTGATATGCTGAAGCGTGAGGAAAGTATTCAACTATCCCCTCTACGGCTGATAAAGTAACCAAATACAAGGAATCCTTCTGTCACCTTCATTGCATGAACTTCTTAACCTGCTGAAGTAGCTCTTTGTTCTTACCTTCCTCAGCCAAGAGGATGTTTATCAGAAATAGATGTTGTTTATGAATTATAGATGGTGTCTAGATACAATGATGATGGGCACTTCAGAAATAGATTGAATCAGTTAAAGGGACAAACACAGACCAAACTTTGGAGGCTCGGTAATTGCAGGTTTCCACAGAAATACCCTACATACCTGCAGATCCCTTCATTGCTCCCAGAAGATAATAATTTTAGGAGTGATAGGGCACATACCGATATAAGATTAGTAGGAAAGTTTCATAGACGCCACCAAGAAAACTGCCCAGCTTTAAGGTTTGTGCTTTTCGGCCAAAGCATCTCTAGCAATccaaaaacagaacagaattaCAGACTTCCTAAAATATATGggtcctgtcctgtcctgattcttatttacactccAACCACTTTACACTGCTTTGGCAGCGTGCGTACATTTACATTTGCAAGCACTTTAAGGCCCCTTGACATGGTGAGAGCAGCTAGACTGTAAATGAGCATCAGGCCCCCAGTGctaacttcttttcttttcttttttaatctgcTGCCTGATAAATAGACCGTCACCCCTGGTCCTGGAACACACCAATCAGCATGGGTCAAAGACCGGAAGTTCCAGCCTGCCTACGCCCCATTTTCTGTCAAGTCATCACGATTTCCGCAGAAGGCTCTGGATAGAGAGTTTTTCCCTGGGTACCATAAATCTGTTTCTCACTCCTTTAGTAGCAAGGTAAAAGCCAGCCTAGGCATTAAGGGATAGGAttgcaaaggcacaaatgggaggtAGGCAACTGCGTGCCCTAACTGCCCTGGGggtgcggagggtgagaaaacctggatttgtgctggaaatggcccaacctgatgatcactttagataagctattaccagcaggacagtggggtgggaggaggtattgtttcatattctctgtgtgtatataaagtctgctgcagtttccacggtatgcatccgatgaagtgagctgtagctcacgaaagctcatgctcaaataaattggttagtctctaaggtgccacaagtactccttttctttttgtgaatacagactaacacggctgttactctgaaacctgtgtaccttgaaaatctcacctggagTGTATAAAGACACCCTACACCCCGAGGTTCCAATGTTGCCAAGACAGGGTAAATTTCAGCCAGATTTATCGATAGAAGCAAATGGCTCCAAAAAAAGCACAAAATCGATCTTCAGATGGGAATCTACCACACATGCCACATTGTGATCACTTAAGATGTCACTAACACAAGTGGAGGATGAGGTCCAAAATCCTGCTTTCATAAAATAGAATGTAAATTTCAATTTAACCACAGCACAAAACCAGGAAATCTTTTGGCACAATTCAGTGAAACGGAATCTCCACTCAAGATAAGCTCAGGGCTCCAATAGCAAAGGCGCTAAACATGTTAGCGTTAAAGCCCATTGATTGAGCATGACAGAGGAAATTGCACAGCATCAGTGCTGCCCTACATCGGGCTCCAGTTAGTGTCTTAAGCTCTTCATTTTCATGAGCATTAAAAAACTGCCCCATATTCACCAACAGACTGGAAAAAAATAGCAAGGTTATGGTGATCTCCAAAAAATACTTCTGGAAACAGAAACATTATGCAACAGAAAAAGATTAAAGTTAAAGCTACTATTGCATAGATATATTTTAGTGGACAAAGTCAGCTTTTGTGGTTTGTAGTCACAATCTGTAGTGTAACAGTCTGATTTCTGTTGCTTTGATTATTTAGATCATAGTAAGACAAGAAATATTCACAGCAAAAAAGAGAGACTATGTTGTCTGTTTTACAGATCTCCTTTTCACATAGCATGTTTAGAAGCATGCCTTTAGAAATCAGCATCCATGAACCTCTCTCCACTATGAATTTGTTGCAGGGatctcattttttttcaatcttttgaTATGTTTGCAGCGTACCCTGAGTCTGAAGGACTGGATCAAATACAGAGAGGAGAGATGTAACTAGGGACTGCCCCAATAGCAGTGCCTAATCgatttcataaatgatctggaaaaagggagaaacagtgaggtagcaaaatttgcagatgatacaaaactactcaagatagttaagtcccgggcagactgcaaagagctacaaagggatctctcaaaactgggtgactgggcatcaaagtggcagatgaaattcaatgttgataaatgcaaagtcatgcacattggaaaacataatcctaactatacatataacatgatggggtctacattagctgttaccactcaagaaagagatcttggagtcattgtggagagttctctgaaaacatccactccatgtgcagcagcagtcaaaacagtgaacagaatgttgggaatcattaagaaagggatacagAAAATATCCTActgcctccatataaatccataggacgcccacatcttgaatactgtgtgcagatgtggtcgccccatctcaaaaaagatatattggaattggaaaaggttccaaaaaaggcaacaaaaatcattaggggtatggaacggcttccgtatgaggagagattaataagactgggacttttcagcttggaaaagagacgactaaggggggatatgataggggtctataatatcatgattggtgtggagaaagtaaataaggaagtgttattgactcctcataacagaagaactaggggtcatcaaattaataggcagaaggtttaaaaaaacaaaaggaagtattttttccacacaacacacagtcaacctgtggaactcattgccagaggatgttgtgaaggccgagactataacaaggttcaaaaaagaactagataaattaatggaggatagatccatcaatgactattagccaggatgggcagggatggtgcccctagcctctgtttgccagaagctgggagtggacgacaggggatggatcacttgatgattacctgctctgttcattccctctaaagcacctggcattggccactgtcagaagacaggataccgagctagatggatctttggtctgacctagtatggccgtttttatgtgaTGACTACTTAAGATTTAGAATCCCAGTGTGATGAACCAAAGACCATATCATGCACATCTCCTCGTGGATCAACGTGGCACTTCTAAATCAGCAGAGTATAAACTCCTTGTCTAAATCAGTTGCAGAAATTAGATCTATTTTGTGTTCATCTTCCTTTAGACCTGGAACTTATGAAGCAGACAAGCTGCCACACAAGAAAATCACCTGGCCAATGAAGTTTGGGTCTCCAGATTGGTCTTTAGTACCAGTGCTAGAGAGGAGGACTCTAAGAACAGAGGTATGGAATTTATGTAAAGGTATCCACATAGTTATTCTTTACTTTTGAGATGGGACTTGGTTGATCAAGGCATCAGACAAAGGAAACCGTACAGTTACCCAGAGGGACTAATGTCATTCTCCCTGTGCAGCATGCTGTACatagagaaagagaggaaaattACTAGAAATCCAAGAGGCTTAGAAGCAATGGGAAAGAAACATGACTGTTAATGAAGTTATGGTTGGGCATGCAGGGACTAATTTATGAAGAATGGGTCTGGAGAGAGGGCTGAAACAGTAAACTGTAAGTTATCTAGGACAGGACAGTTCCAGTCTAAGGATATAAAGAACCTCATGAAATATGCTAGGGCAATGTCTCATGTTTCCCTCTAATGCTAATCCACATAGAGGCTAATACTGCTAACAGCTAATGAGAGTTAGTCCTGTAACTCAAGCGATAGAGATTCAGAGTTCAAACCGCACTCCCGACTCACTCTGGAGCTTCTTAAACTTGCCTATTTCTTTCAGCGCTGTTTTACAATGTGCTCTACTTTTAAAAGCTGTTACATCCAtccatatttatttctgttttagcTGATTACAGATAAAGAATTCAGGAAACATCGGAATCGATTGGCCTACTTGAGCTTATACTACAGCTGAATAGTTCTACCCATCAGAGCGTATCTTTTCCTTTCCAATTCTGTTTTTAGCTGCACCAAGAATCGGGGTGTAAAACTAGTTCTCCTATGCTACTCGGACTCCAAAATCAGGCTGCTTCATAGAGAACTGACCAGTGTTTCCATTAGGGCTTAATTGGTgtcatttcacttttttttttaaaaaaacacgtCAGGTTTGGAACATGCTCCAGTGTCAAAGTGTATGTGgccagtgtgtgtgggggcgaAGTTTAATAAAAGTCTGACTTTTGGTGCTAGTGGGTTTGATTCTCTACTGCGCTGGGTCTTGCACTCTGATTGACAGTAGTGCAAGGTGGGGTTAAAAGGCTAGCAAATCAGAATGTGCAGGAATAAGCAAAGTAGTGGAGGATTAGGCCCAGTGGCTAAACTTGGCATGGCTAACAGTGTTGGTGCTGCatttccagccagcagcaggtgcttATGTTCACCTCATAAGCCTGAGGATCCTCGTCACGTAGATTGAAATCCAtaggagttaggctcctaaatgccatTTAGGTTCTGGCCCATACCATTTGTTGCTCTTTCACAGAGATTGTGATGGAAGACAGATGCTGCCAGAAGGTCATCAGCTGTGGATCTAGAAAGTCTGCTTAgtgttaataaaaaatagaaggggttgggtttttttttattctagcAACGTCCTGCTTATTGGAGGACCCTAGAAAAGCAAGCTGCCCCAGGGCATATCTACAATACAAGCTGGAATTCATGACCTGGaggtgtttgggggagggggaggaagagttaGGAAGGG from Caretta caretta isolate rCarCar2 chromosome 21, rCarCar1.hap1, whole genome shotgun sequence harbors:
- the CIMAP3 gene encoding ciliary microtubule-associated protein 3 isoform X1, translating into MGQVGAAARHLQPHCEQETSAASQSAEGPPQNSLARAQSPPPRCPAGAAVVFWLRRQIAALCAVQKRNSFGSCQARKMFPFHHAPDRLGNQLVPIPGDPCRGPGSYHTEERSSMIYALTHKPESLKGYVLGARTSLRFPPDCKTVTPGPGTHQSAWVKDRKFQPAYAPFSVKSSRFPQKALDREFFPGPGTYEADKLPHKKITWPMKFGSPDWSLVPVLERRTLRTELITDKEFRKHRNRLAYLSLYYS
- the CIMAP3 gene encoding ciliary microtubule-associated protein 3 isoform X2, producing the protein MIWEWELTAVQKRNSFGSCQARKMFPFHHAPDRLGNQLVPIPGDPCRGPGSYHTEERSSMIYALTHKPESLKGYVLGARTSLRFPPDCKTVTPGPGTHQSAWVKDRKFQPAYAPFSVKSSRFPQKALDREFFPGPGTYEADKLPHKKITWPMKFGSPDWSLVPVLERRTLRTELITDKEFRKHRNRLAYLSLYYS